In the Fibrobacter sp. UWR3 genome, CGTACGCGCCGTCGAAAACAGCGAGGTGCTGTTCATCGAGCAGAAAGACCTGATGCGCGAACTCGAGCACAAGCCAGGCTGGTTCCGCTCCACGCTCACGTTCCTCGCAAGCCATTGCCACCTCGCCGAAGAAACCAGCAAGAAGATGCGGATTGTGCAGGCGCTCCCCTCGCTCCTGTTCCTGTTCAAGAACCACCTCGAGACATCGGGTTCAGACAACATAACGCTAGCAGTTCTGCAGCAGAAGATGCTCGTTCTCGACAACGTCGACTACTCCGATACCGAAAAGCTCTTGCAGATTCTCGAAGGGCTCGAACTGCTCCGCATCGAGGGCGACACCGTGCGCGTCTCAAACCTGCAGATTGTACCCATGCTCTACGAGGCACTCCGGTTCCGCGCCATCAACAAGCAGGTATCGCCCGAGATACTCCCCATTACCGACCAGTTCGTGCTTACCACGTTCGTGAAGGCGGTGCGCGAAAACGGCATTCCTATCCGGAGTGCACGCACGACCGTCAGCGCCCCCCTGTTTATCGCGCAGGCGAAGAAGACCATGTTCGGGAGCCTTACCATGCGCACGCTCGCACCGCTACTGCAAAGCGGCGTGCTCTCGACCGAGCCCGCCTACAGCGAGGCCACCACGCTCGAGACCATCGAGAGCATCTCCGGCGACTTCGAGCATATCCTCGACCTGCTCGAACTCAACCGCATATTCCCGCTGCTGGATAAGAAGCTGGTGTAGAGGCGCTGCGCGCCTTCTGGCACATTTTCTATATTTACATCTGTAATAAACCATCACCTTAAAACAAGGCAAAACATGAAACTTTCCGCACTCATCGTGACCCTCTCCTCTATCGCCGCATTCGCCCAGGAAGCCGCAGAACAGGCTGAACAGCAGCCCGGTCTCCTTGGCAGCCCCATCATAATGATGGTGCTCATCTTCGGCGTGATGTGGCTGTTCTTCATCCGCCCGCAGAGCAAGGAAAGGAAGAAGATGGACGAAATGCGCAAGGCCCTCAAGAAGGGTGACAGGGTCATGACCACCGCCGGCATCCTCGGCACCGTCACCAACATCGACGAAACCGGCACGACCGTCACCGTCCGCACGGGTTCCACCACTTTTATCGACTTTGACAAGCAGGCTATCCTCCGCGTGATTAACGCCGAAGTGAAGGCCGAAGAAAAGAAGGACGAAAAGAAGTAATGGCTCTTCTCCCTATCAAGACTTACGGCGACCCGGTGCTCCGCAAGAAGAGCGAACCGATTACCGAGATTACGCCGGAACTCCGCCAGCTCGCGCAGGACATGCTCGAGACCATGTACGACGCGCCGGGTTGCGGGCTTGCCGCTCCGCAGATTGGCAGGAACATCCGCCTGGTCGTCATCGACACGGCGATTCCCGACGAAGAGGAACCGCGCCCCTACATCATGTTCAACCCGGAATGGGAACCTGAAGAAGACGCGAAACCCGCCTGCCACGAGGAAGGCTGCCTCTCGCTGCCGGATATCTTCTGCAACGTGACACGCCCCGACAAGGTGTGCGTGCGGTTCTTCGACATCAACGGCGAACCGCAAGAAATCCATGACTGCGAAGGGCTCTTTGCCCGCTGCATCCAGCACGAGACGGACCACCTGAACGGTGACCTGTTCGTGGACAAGATTTCTACCGCCGACCGCACGATGAACCAGTCCAAGCTCCGCAAGATGGCAAAAGAAACCCAGGCGAAGCTGAAGAAGAAGAAGTGACATTTTCGCCGCAGGCGAAAATGTCATCCTGAGCCCTTCGACAAGCTCAGGGCAGGCTCTGCAACAAAGTCGCGGAGTCGAAGGATCTAGAAGTGAGTGTTACAGTTGTGTTTTAAACAATGTCCAGCGCACGTCTTAAAATTTTCTGGCTTTGCCTGCTCGCATTCCCGGCGATAGTTTTCGCCGGCGATTTTGACTTGCCGGAACTGCCCGAAGCAAAGAACGCTCCGGCTAAAGACACACAAATCACTCCGGAACCGGCGAAAGCATTCAAGCCGATTGCCGAACCGGCCGCAAAACCAGCCCCTGCAGGAGATGCTAAAGATGCGACTAATGATGCGTCTAAAGATGCACCTAAAGATGCGCCGGCAAAAAATATGCACAAGGACGCACCTAAAGATGCGCCGGAGCAATCGGATTACGACGGTCCCGTAAACTTCGCGCCCATCGAAGCGACAAACGTTTCCGACGCGCACAGCGCGGGCGCAAATTTACCCGCAGGCATCATCGCGAAGAAGATTCCCGCGAACCTGAACCGCCCCCTGCAGGTGGGCGTATTCACCGGAGTGAAGGAACTCCTCTGGAAATCGCACGACGCTACATACAAGTTCACCGCAGAGGGGAACAAGGTTATCGCCTCCGGACCGGGGAAACCGCAACCCGATAGCAAATACCAAATCAATACGGACGGAGCCTGCATTGCGCTCGCCCCCTCGCAAAAGGAGCTTGCCTCCTCGTGCTACCCGGGCAGTTTTACCCTCACGGCAAAGGGCGGGCTCTTGACCGCAGTGAATACCGTCGACGTGGAAGAATACCTGCGCGGCGTGGTGCCCTACGAAATCGGCAAGCTCGACAGCAGCAGGTTCAGCGCACTCGAATCGCAGGCGATTGCCGCACGCACGTACGCCTACAAGCACTTCGGCAGCCGCGAATCCATGGGATTCGACGTGTACGCCGACACCAAGGACCAGGTTTACAAGGGGCTCGCGAGCGCAACCCCGCTTACCGACAGCGCCGTGAAGGCCACCGCCGGAATCGTTATGACATACAACGGCGAGTTCATCATCGCGTACTACCATTCCACCTGCGGGGGCATGAGCGAGACGCTCGCCACATGGGGCCGGCCCGACCTCCCCTACCTCAAGAGCAAGCCGGACCTGCGGCCCGATGGAACGCCATGGTGCAACGAATCGAGTTACAGCAAGTGGGAACGCAACTTTAGCGAAAAGGAACTCCCCGCGCTCTTCAAGAAGAACGGCAAGGAAGCAAACGCGAAGGTGCCCGAGTTCAAGCACGTGAAGGCGATTGGCGTGAAGGATACGCTTGCTAGCGGAAGAATCCTCACGCTCGAAGTCACTACGGACAAGGGAAAGTTCACGGTCGCGGGCGACAAGGTGCGCTGGCTGTTCAAGAAGAACGGGACAATGCTGCCCTCATCATTCTTCAGGGTAAAGCACCACAAGCAGGAATGGAAAATCGAGGGCAAGGGGTTCGGGCACGGAGTCGGAATGTGCCAGATGGGCGTGCGCGCCCGCAGCGCCGCAGGCCAGGACTTCGCGACCATACTCACGCACTACTACCCGGGAATCACGCTGGAGCGTTTCGAGAAATGAGCGCCGAAAATCCGGTATTTGCCGTACTGAGCCAGGGATGTGCCGCGAACTTCGGGGACGGGGAAAAGATTGCGCGGGCGCTTGCCGCACGCTACAACGCGCGGGTTGTATTCCGGCTGCCGGATGAGCAAGATGCTGCGGGAAGCGTTCGCAATTTACAGGATGCAGCGGGATGCGCGCCATCCGCACAAGATGTACTCGGGGCTCAAGATGCTGCGAGGAGCTTTTGCACATTACAAGATGTACTCGGGGCTCAAGGTATGCTCGGGACTCAAGATGCGCTGAGCCTCGGGTCGCAAAGTCCGCCCAGGACTCAAGATGCGCCTAGGGCACAAGATGCGCCGGACGCCATATACTTGAATGTCTGCACGGTGAAGGGGAACGCGGGTGCTTTGAAACTGCTCCGCACCGCAAGCGAAAGGTTCCCTGGCACACCGCTGTTCATTACGGGATGCGCCCCGAAGGACTTCCGCGAAGAAGCGGTCAAGGTTACAGATAAAGTATCATTTACGAGTTTAGAGGAAATCGCCTCTCTAGAGCAAGGCGAAGCCACTGCGATAGAGTCCAACGTTCTACGCGGATCCCCGTTCGTGGGTATCGTAAACATCGAGGAAGGTTGCCTCGACGCCTGCGCGTTCTGCAGCACGCACCTCGTGAAGGGGCGGCTCAAAAGCTATGCCCCCGAGGGAATCGTCGAGCAGGTCAAGCGCCTTGTGGCCGACGGATGCACCGAAATCCAGCTGACCGGGCAGGACTGCGCCTGCTACGGGTTCGATATCGGCACGAATCTCGCCACCCTCACGCAAAGCATCCTCGTGCATGTTCCCGGCAATTACAAGATACGCCTCGGCATGGGAAACCCGCGACACGTATGCGGTTACGCAGGTGCCCTGCTCGAATGCTTCCAGGACAATCGCGTCTACAAGTTCATGCACGTTCCCGTACAAAGCGGGAGCGACAGAATCCTGAAGGCGATGAACCGGAGGCACACTGCAAGCGAGTTCCGGCGACTCACAAGCGAGTTCAATAAACGGTTCCCGCTCGCCACCCTCAGTACCGACCTGATTGTAGGCTTTCCCGGCGAAACGGAAAGCGACTTTCGCGAAACATTGCGACTGCTCGAAGAAACTCGCCCGACGGTATGCAACATCACCCGCTTTGTCGCCCGGCCGGGTACGGCCGCCGCGCGAATGGAGGCAGATGCAGGCCTCCGCATTCCGGATAGCGTCAAGCACGAGCGTTCCGCCCGCCTGGCGGAAGCGTTCCAGAAAATCGCCCGCGAGAACAACGCCCTGTGGGTCGGCAAGACCTGCGACGTGGTGGTAGAGAAACCCGGGCACCGCGCAGGCACCTCCATCGCGCGGAACGAGGCCTACCGCCCGGTAGCCCTCGCCGGCGACATTCCCGCCGGAACAAAACTGCAAGTGCGCATCACCGACGCAGAAGCATTTGCTCTTATAAGTTTAATTCGCCATTCCGCCCGAAAATAGGACTAAACGCTATGTTTTTGTGCGTTTAGTCCTACGAAAAACAAGTGCATCAATCTGCGGATAGGACTAAATCGTGCATTTTTTCTATTTAGTCCTATCAAAGCCTCATTTTCTCTGTCGTTCATTTGTCCGAAACGCGCTTTTGTCCCTTTAACGCATTGCGAGATAGGACTAAAGCACCTTTTT is a window encoding:
- a CDS encoding cyclic nucleotide-binding domain-containing protein; protein product: MLVREGEYLFLEGDKASSLVIVKSGMLVGTSKQFRMSRFQNFGPGSLIGEFSILESSPREFTVRAVENSEVLFIEQKDLMRELEHKPGWFRSTLTFLASHCHLAEETSKKMRIVQALPSLLFLFKNHLETSGSDNITLAVLQQKMLVLDNVDYSDTEKLLQILEGLELLRIEGDTVRVSNLQIVPMLYEALRFRAINKQVSPEILPITDQFVLTTFVKAVRENGIPIRSARTTVSAPLFIAQAKKTMFGSLTMRTLAPLLQSGVLSTEPAYSEATTLETIESISGDFEHILDLLELNRIFPLLDKKLV
- the yajC gene encoding preprotein translocase subunit YajC → MKLSALIVTLSSIAAFAQEAAEQAEQQPGLLGSPIIMMVLIFGVMWLFFIRPQSKERKKMDEMRKALKKGDRVMTTAGILGTVTNIDETGTTVTVRTGSTTFIDFDKQAILRVINAEVKAEEKKDEKK
- the def gene encoding peptide deformylase; this encodes MALLPIKTYGDPVLRKKSEPITEITPELRQLAQDMLETMYDAPGCGLAAPQIGRNIRLVVIDTAIPDEEEPRPYIMFNPEWEPEEDAKPACHEEGCLSLPDIFCNVTRPDKVCVRFFDINGEPQEIHDCEGLFARCIQHETDHLNGDLFVDKISTADRTMNQSKLRKMAKETQAKLKKKK
- a CDS encoding SpoIID/LytB domain-containing protein gives rise to the protein MSSARLKIFWLCLLAFPAIVFAGDFDLPELPEAKNAPAKDTQITPEPAKAFKPIAEPAAKPAPAGDAKDATNDASKDAPKDAPAKNMHKDAPKDAPEQSDYDGPVNFAPIEATNVSDAHSAGANLPAGIIAKKIPANLNRPLQVGVFTGVKELLWKSHDATYKFTAEGNKVIASGPGKPQPDSKYQINTDGACIALAPSQKELASSCYPGSFTLTAKGGLLTAVNTVDVEEYLRGVVPYEIGKLDSSRFSALESQAIAARTYAYKHFGSRESMGFDVYADTKDQVYKGLASATPLTDSAVKATAGIVMTYNGEFIIAYYHSTCGGMSETLATWGRPDLPYLKSKPDLRPDGTPWCNESSYSKWERNFSEKELPALFKKNGKEANAKVPEFKHVKAIGVKDTLASGRILTLEVTTDKGKFTVAGDKVRWLFKKNGTMLPSSFFRVKHHKQEWKIEGKGFGHGVGMCQMGVRARSAAGQDFATILTHYYPGITLERFEK
- a CDS encoding MiaB/RimO family radical SAM methylthiotransferase, whose product is MLGTQDALSLGSQSPPRTQDAPRAQDAPDAIYLNVCTVKGNAGALKLLRTASERFPGTPLFITGCAPKDFREEAVKVTDKVSFTSLEEIASLEQGEATAIESNVLRGSPFVGIVNIEEGCLDACAFCSTHLVKGRLKSYAPEGIVEQVKRLVADGCTEIQLTGQDCACYGFDIGTNLATLTQSILVHVPGNYKIRLGMGNPRHVCGYAGALLECFQDNRVYKFMHVPVQSGSDRILKAMNRRHTASEFRRLTSEFNKRFPLATLSTDLIVGFPGETESDFRETLRLLEETRPTVCNITRFVARPGTAAARMEADAGLRIPDSVKHERSARLAEAFQKIARENNALWVGKTCDVVVEKPGHRAGTSIARNEAYRPVALAGDIPAGTKLQVRITDAEAFALISLIRHSARK